In one window of Nicotiana tabacum cultivar K326 chromosome 12, ASM71507v2, whole genome shotgun sequence DNA:
- the LOC142167191 gene encoding uncharacterized protein LOC142167191 produces MEEVKNAVFALSGDSASGPDGFIGLFYQHCWEIIGEDIFMLLQEFYVGATLPESITHTNLVLLPKKTPVQTFSYLRPISLSNFINKVFSRVLHDRMEKILPSLISPNQSGFVKGKSFFKSSRGVKQGDPLSPALFILSAEKVVEVLKQYEQTSGQLINKSKCSYYLHTKVARNLADCVGSMTGFQKGNFPFTYLGCPMFYTRRRKDYYNDLTKKFKAKLHCYKGKLLSFGGKATLITSVLQSLPTHLLSVLDPPNNVLEHLHKMFSIFF; encoded by the exons ATGGAAGAAGTCAAGAATGCAGTATTTGCATTGTCTGGTGATAGTGCAAGTGGACCTGATGGGTTCATTGGATTGTTCTACCAACATTGCTGGGaaatcataggagaagacattttCATGCTTCTCCAAGAGTTCTATGTAGGGGCAACATTGCCAGAATCCATAACGCATACTAACCTTGTACTCCTCCCTAAGAAAACACCAGTCCAAACTTTCTCATACTTAAGACCTATAAGTCTAAGTAATTTCATCAACAAGGTATTCTCGAGAGTGTTACATGACAGAATGGAGAAGATACTACCATCTTTGATTTCTCCCAACCAATCAGGCTTTGTGAAAGGAAAGa GCTTCTTCAAGTCCAGTAGAGGGGTGAAACAAGGAGATCCTCTATCTCCAGCATTGTTCATTCTATCTGCAGAG AAAGTGGTTGAAGTGCTCAAACAGTATGAACAGACTTCTGGCCAGTTAATTAACAAGTCAAAGTGCTCTTACTATTTGCATACAAAGGTGGCAAGGAACTTAGCTGATTGTGTTGGTTCAATGACTGGCTTCCAAAAAGGAAACTTCCCATTCACCTACCTAGGGTGTCCAATGTTTTACACAAGGAGAAGGAAGGATTACTATAATGATCTCACTAAGAAGTTCAAGGCAAAACTACACTGTTATAAAGGGAAACTACTATCATTTGGAGGCAAAGCTACTCTTATAACTAGTGTGCTTCAAAGTTTACCTACCCACTTGCTGTCAGTCCTAGATCCTCCAAACAATGTTCTGGAACATCTACACAAGATGTTTTCTATATTCTTCTAG